A genome region from Armatimonadota bacterium includes the following:
- a CDS encoding HAD-IIIA family hydrolase, whose product MEREQLQRPAPPSLRRAVFLDRDGVLCENSPAYVKTWAEFRWLPGSKEALRLLAALRLPVVLVTNQSAINRGMVTGAEVARIHARMRAQISRAGGRLDGIYLCPHRPEEGCRCRKPGTLLFRQAAAELGLKLGGSYLVGDSRADLEAGWRLGMQVILVQTGLGSITAAELDGNRAPVQIVPDFLAAARWISSREMSSRQVGAPPAASPRVSLGAEPSGLVVTGGES is encoded by the coding sequence GAGTGCTCTGCGAGAACTCCCCCGCCTACGTGAAGACGTGGGCCGAGTTCCGCTGGCTTCCCGGGTCGAAGGAGGCGCTCCGACTGCTGGCCGCACTGCGGCTGCCTGTGGTTCTGGTGACGAACCAGTCCGCGATCAACCGGGGCATGGTCACAGGAGCGGAGGTCGCGCGGATCCACGCCCGGATGCGTGCCCAGATCTCCCGGGCCGGCGGCCGTCTGGACGGCATCTACCTCTGCCCCCACCGGCCGGAGGAGGGCTGCCGCTGCCGGAAGCCTGGTACGCTGCTGTTCCGGCAGGCGGCCGCCGAGCTGGGTCTTAAGCTTGGGGGCTCATACCTGGTAGGGGACAGCCGGGCCGATCTGGAGGCCGGGTGGCGCCTGGGCATGCAGGTGATCCTGGTCCAGACAGGCCTGGGGAGCATCACTGCCGCAGAGCTGGACGGCAATCGCGCTCCGGTGCAGATCGTCCCCGACTTCCTGGCTGCCGCCCGCTGGATCAGCAGCCGGGAAATGTCCTCCAGGCAGGTGGGAGCTCCCCCTGCCGCTTCTCCTCGGGTATCGCTGGGGGCAGAGCCTTCGGGGCTTGTGGTCACAGGAGGCGAGAGCTGA